The proteins below come from a single Ostrinia nubilalis chromosome Z, ilOstNubi1.1, whole genome shotgun sequence genomic window:
- the LOC135086689 gene encoding proton-coupled amino acid transporter-like protein pathetic isoform X1: MSKKHLHNQAAIPLAPAVFKKPQMRPMIAEYDPKKKGVRNDLSDVVMVKYKVDPNEIPVEQQAGSTLPLMEIPGRDVEADEDYNPFEHRKLAHPTSDMDTLIHLLKGSLGSGILAMPMAFLNAGLYFGLVATFAIGGICTYCVHVLVRTSHDLCRRMQKPSLGFAETAEAAFLSGPPAMHKFSRLAKAMVNWFLVIDLLGCCCVYIVFVSKNVKQVVDYYTKDSKDYHDIDLRIYMAVLLPLLITVNLIRNLKYLAPFSMIANLLVGTGMGITVYYLFQDVPSISDRSPFAGFERLPTFFGTAIFALEGIGVVMPLENNMKTPTHFIGCPGVLNTGMFFVVSLYAFIGFTGYLKYGPDTQSSITLNLPEDEVLGQSVKLMIAVAIFFTYSLQFYVPMEIIWKNVRHWFGAKKNLAEYSIRIALVVMTVCIAIAIPNLGPFISLVGAVCLSFLGLIFPAVIETVTYWDRPNGLGTCYWVLWKNLFLISFGILGFLTGSYVSVLDIIKGED, encoded by the exons AAACCCCAAATGCGGCCCATGATAGCCGAATATGACCCCAAGAAAAAAGGAGTCAGAAATGACTTGTCAGATGTCGTTATGGTCAA GTACAAAGTTGACCCGAATGAGATCCCTGTGGAACAACAGGCGGGGTCAACCCTACCTCTTATGGAGATTCCTGGTCGGGATGTGGAGGCGgacgaagactataatccgttTGAGCACAGGAAACTTGCTCATCCTACATC AGACATGGACACTCTCATCCATCTCCTAAAGGGCTCCCTCGGAAGCGGTATCCTGGCTATGCCAATGGCATTCCTGAACGCAGGTCTCTACTTCGGGCTGGTGGCCACGTTCGCGATCGGAGGCATCTGCACGTATTGCGTGCACGTCCTGGTCAGGACCTCGCATGACCTGTGCAGAAGAATGCAAAAACCATCTCTGGGATTTGCCGAAACCGCTGAAGCAGCATTTTTATCTGGACCTCCCGCAATGCACAAGTTTTCTAGGCTTGCTAA AGCAATGGTTAATTGGTTTTTGGTAATAGATCTACTAGGCTGCTGCTGCGTCTACATAGTATTCGTCTCCAAGAATGTCAAGCAAGTTGTGGATTATTACACAAAGGATTCCAAGGATTATCATGACATCGATCTCAGAATTTACATGGCTGTGCTTCTCCCTCTTCTTATCACGGTGAACTTGATCAGAAACCTGAAATATCTCGCACCATTCTCAATGATTGCGAACCTTTTGGTCGGAACCGGCATGGGTATCACCGTTTACTACCTCTTCCAAGACGTGCCAAGCATTAGCGACCGATCACCTTTTGCTGGATTCGAACGCTTGCCAACCTTCTTTGGAACTGCTATCTTCGCTCTTGAAGGCATTGGTGTTGTCATGCCCCTTGAAAACAACATGAAGACGCCGACTCACTTCATCGGATGCCCAGGCGTTCTCAACACTGGCATGTTCTTCGTGGTTTCTCTGTACGCCTTCATCGGCTTCACCGGATACCTCAAGTATGGGCCAGACACTCAGAGCAGCATCACGCTCAATCTGCCTGAAGACGAAGT atTGGGACAGAGTGTTAAGCTGATGATCGCTGTTGCAATCTTCTTCACATACAGTCTCCAATTCTACGTGCCCATGGAAATCATTTGGAAGAATGTTCGCCACTGGTTCGGTGCCAAGAAGAACCTCGCCGAGTACAGCATCAGGATCGCTCTCGTGGTGATGACAGTTTGCATAGCTATTGCCATCCCGAACCTTGGACCCTTCATCTCGCTCGTTGGCGCCGTCTGTCTCTCCTTCTTGGGTCTTATCTTCCCTGCCGTGATCGAAACTGTCACTTACTGGGACCGACCTAACGGACTTGGCACATGCTACTGGGTGCTGTGGAAGAATCTCTTCCTTATTTCTTTTGGAATCCTCGGCTTCCTCACTGGTTCCTATGTAAGTGTTCTCGATATAATCAAAGGAGAAGATTAA
- the LOC135086689 gene encoding proton-coupled amino acid transporter-like protein pathetic isoform X2, with protein sequence MEIPGRDVEADEDYNPFEHRKLAHPTSDMDTLIHLLKGSLGSGILAMPMAFLNAGLYFGLVATFAIGGICTYCVHVLVRTSHDLCRRMQKPSLGFAETAEAAFLSGPPAMHKFSRLAKAMVNWFLVIDLLGCCCVYIVFVSKNVKQVVDYYTKDSKDYHDIDLRIYMAVLLPLLITVNLIRNLKYLAPFSMIANLLVGTGMGITVYYLFQDVPSISDRSPFAGFERLPTFFGTAIFALEGIGVVMPLENNMKTPTHFIGCPGVLNTGMFFVVSLYAFIGFTGYLKYGPDTQSSITLNLPEDEVLGQSVKLMIAVAIFFTYSLQFYVPMEIIWKNVRHWFGAKKNLAEYSIRIALVVMTVCIAIAIPNLGPFISLVGAVCLSFLGLIFPAVIETVTYWDRPNGLGTCYWVLWKNLFLISFGILGFLTGSYVSVLDIIKGED encoded by the exons ATGGAGATTCCTGGTCGGGATGTGGAGGCGgacgaagactataatccgttTGAGCACAGGAAACTTGCTCATCCTACATC AGACATGGACACTCTCATCCATCTCCTAAAGGGCTCCCTCGGAAGCGGTATCCTGGCTATGCCAATGGCATTCCTGAACGCAGGTCTCTACTTCGGGCTGGTGGCCACGTTCGCGATCGGAGGCATCTGCACGTATTGCGTGCACGTCCTGGTCAGGACCTCGCATGACCTGTGCAGAAGAATGCAAAAACCATCTCTGGGATTTGCCGAAACCGCTGAAGCAGCATTTTTATCTGGACCTCCCGCAATGCACAAGTTTTCTAGGCTTGCTAA AGCAATGGTTAATTGGTTTTTGGTAATAGATCTACTAGGCTGCTGCTGCGTCTACATAGTATTCGTCTCCAAGAATGTCAAGCAAGTTGTGGATTATTACACAAAGGATTCCAAGGATTATCATGACATCGATCTCAGAATTTACATGGCTGTGCTTCTCCCTCTTCTTATCACGGTGAACTTGATCAGAAACCTGAAATATCTCGCACCATTCTCAATGATTGCGAACCTTTTGGTCGGAACCGGCATGGGTATCACCGTTTACTACCTCTTCCAAGACGTGCCAAGCATTAGCGACCGATCACCTTTTGCTGGATTCGAACGCTTGCCAACCTTCTTTGGAACTGCTATCTTCGCTCTTGAAGGCATTGGTGTTGTCATGCCCCTTGAAAACAACATGAAGACGCCGACTCACTTCATCGGATGCCCAGGCGTTCTCAACACTGGCATGTTCTTCGTGGTTTCTCTGTACGCCTTCATCGGCTTCACCGGATACCTCAAGTATGGGCCAGACACTCAGAGCAGCATCACGCTCAATCTGCCTGAAGACGAAGT atTGGGACAGAGTGTTAAGCTGATGATCGCTGTTGCAATCTTCTTCACATACAGTCTCCAATTCTACGTGCCCATGGAAATCATTTGGAAGAATGTTCGCCACTGGTTCGGTGCCAAGAAGAACCTCGCCGAGTACAGCATCAGGATCGCTCTCGTGGTGATGACAGTTTGCATAGCTATTGCCATCCCGAACCTTGGACCCTTCATCTCGCTCGTTGGCGCCGTCTGTCTCTCCTTCTTGGGTCTTATCTTCCCTGCCGTGATCGAAACTGTCACTTACTGGGACCGACCTAACGGACTTGGCACATGCTACTGGGTGCTGTGGAAGAATCTCTTCCTTATTTCTTTTGGAATCCTCGGCTTCCTCACTGGTTCCTATGTAAGTGTTCTCGATATAATCAAAGGAGAAGATTAA